The window TGAGAAAATCcaacaatttatataataatatgttcAAATTATTCCCTTAATAGCATGGTGGTAGGATGAAGAACCGTTGAATGttttaacttgattttaaaaacttttttggaGGAAGAATAGTTGTATATAAATGGAAAATTTTCGAGCAGAAATAATTTTATCAGTAGATCAATCGTAACATAaaaatttttaccaaaaataatttaatatattaagttGACCACCCCTAATTCGTCATAATTATATCTTTGGCAGATCCAATATTAACCATTTTGAGATTgcatttatgtaattttaaattttattaaaagttCAAAATTATCCAAATGGTTATAGAGCCAATAAATTAGCTTATTAGATCATTGATATTGTTgtcttcttttaaaataaaaataaagaatttcatCCTTGAAAAGGTTTCTAATCATtccaatgaaatatttttttttttcaaatatggtACTTTCtcgatttattttttgtttaaaaaggtACTTTGTCAATTTGTTAAAacgaaaaaaaattaaggaataattATTGCCACAACTATCAACCATTGTACTATCAATTATTTGGTACAAATATGATATAAGTATATGggataagaagagaaaaaaaaacaccTAGGACTTGGACATACAATAATGTGTCGATTGGTTTATAAACAAAGTTGTGCATTAATTAGTAATATAATGATTGTAATATAAGAATTAATAACATAGAAATTGAAATTCAGGAAATTAGTAATGTGTATTTATCATCAAACAATTGATGTATTAAAATCTAGTGAATTGGTTCGCAAAACTCTTATTTAATTATGACAtagtattttttattgaatatataaattaaaactttttaaGTTCTCAAATTTAAACGGATTAGATTTTTattacaaaaaggaaaaaaatattgcaTCATATATAAACTcattacttttctatttttgatcAGCAAAAtaatttgagttattttgaaagaATGATTTCAAATGTATGACGAAGAACATTATTGTTCGTAGCTGGTTCGTGCTTATGCAAAGACTATTTATGGTTAAgcactatatttatttttgagactTCTATTTGTCCGTAGATTAGGatgaataaaaaattcaataaagcGAAAATTCtcaaaaagaagaatagaaaaataagaagTGTAAATATTAATAATACAGAAATTATGCACCATCTTAttgatttttgtatatatataatgtttttgaaaatatatctacaaattcaagaaaagGATTGCACTCTGAGTTAATTAATATTTCTAATGAATCTTTTTAGCACTACTAATATAAGTTAAACGACATAATTCACTTCAATTCTATCTTCACATTATACCAATTCTAAATAACTATTGTGTTATTCACACATTTAATTCTTCGTCATTTtaataaagtgcataaatattaatttttaacatgaaaaaagcttaacatatatcaaatattattagtcatcactccttttctttttttgttctcaTTCATCCCTCCTCTCCTCTTACTCACACCAtcatatccacatttgttttttgAGGAATTTGTTGTATTGATTAATCCTCACAGAATGTCATATATAGtatttctactttttatttttttcaattaaattaaattcttgaTCATTTGCTCTGTAAATAACTATCATATTTGTTATATAttgaattaatcaaataaatattacatTTAATAAATATTGAATTCCTCTAGCAGGTTATAAGAAAACATAAATAGTAGGTTTGCTAATTAATgacttttgaaattttcaatgaaaatagGTTGTTCTTATTTTTCAGCATTGTTAAGGAAATTAaagaaatgattttttattttttaaagtttttctaagtacatatgacacataaaatagaattaacaGAGGCCATCACcaatcattcttttttttttttggtttcccaaggtatccccacagccgcCAGCTGTGAGACTAACCCTCCGTTCCtctgtcagcgcactaagcggtaagaaactggccacaaaatttgctccattcgccagaggcggggatcgaacctccgacctcttgcttaagggacatgACGCTGAACCACCATGCCAACTCTAGTGGTTAATCACCAATCATTCTTAGTATTTGTTGTGTGCATTTAttgctatatttattttttggcttttAGAGTACACTAtgtaaaaatgaatttaaaatataaataatataaaaaaaagataaataggaatgTTGATCATAATGTCATATCATCTTATCTATGTCAAACTTGATaagtatatataaatttattactATGCACTATATATGTCGATACAATAGATAAATGAAAAGTTTAATAAAATGAACAAGTAAATACTAAGAAAAATATAACTTCTTCATGCACAACACAATTTCTTCATGTGTATTTAACGACAAAGTTAGGCTTTCAATTATGTGTTCGACTATATCCAATAACTTTGTTCCAGACCTTATTATCttgagaaataaaatttgaaactcgtaaacttcaaatcttgattcTGTTTCTACAATATCTCAGAAAATAACAGGCATAATTGCAATTGCAAAATGCCCATAAGTTatcatatgaaagaaataatatattCAATTGTTGGATCAATGCAATTGcaaataaaaataaggagaagaagaaaaataagaagcaaTTGTTGGATCAATGCAATtgcaaataagaagaagaagaagtagttcATTAATTTTCAttagtttctttctttttcacagaAAATAGAACcttttttttggggggagggATGGGGGTGGGTGGGAGAGGGCACCTTACCCATCAACCTTACTATTGTGATTCTTGCTGGTACTCTTTTGACACAATTTATAAGCAGGCAACACCACTCTTCTTCCTCATTAACTATAGAAAATGAAAAGAGAAGAGTTATAAGAAACTGTACaattaagaaattaaagtttctcatttaattgagtaattatctaagtaattttgaatttatttttcaaataagataaacaaaagaaaagagaagaaaaattcaaataaataagaaaaaaaatatagaaatgaaGACCATAGAAAGATATCACACCACCTTCtctatgtttctcctttattattatatactaGTGAATAGGTTCACGCTTTGCGCGATGTGTAAGACGTTGttgaatttatataaattttttttataataataaaattttgatgaacTATTTTATCGAATGAAGATAAATTATTGAGAAGAAAGATACTTAACACGTAAGAACTTCAACTTTTCATTCATACttgaatatttttcataaatattactCAAGTATTATAAaggataatatatattaaaaatcttTATTGTAGGTAAAACATATACTTAATTCGAGCTTGTCTTAACTAatcttatttatttgttgttttatacCTAATGAGTTAATTATGTAAATAAGAATATTTCTAGTTATTGTAGTGATAAGTAAACGTTATATATAATCAAAGATTTTTTTGTGTTACATAAGTCCTCTCATCTGCTATTAATTAGAGAATTTACATAAGTCCTTTCATgtaattcatttttattttattgtttttcatccatttttattttacatttttctcccttttttgcattttttttcctACTCTATCCTATTAATTTATCTTCTGTTAAATTAgatattaaaaatctaaaaacctcTTAATTTCCTCCATAAtcaatatattaatatatatctataaaggAGAAATAAGACAAAGATGATGTGACACCTCTCTATGGCCACCATTCctatttatcctttttctcctttttttttttgaattttttccaccattttttgcATTGATCAATTtgtttaacaaataaaaaattattatatttattatattgaattattaaaaaaaaaatttaaccggGCCGATTAACCGGCGGGCCCTAACCGGGGCTTGGTTCGGAccgggttaaccgggcccaaatcaataaaaaatccGGCCCGATACCCGGTACCCCAAAGACCTAGGGCTTACCCGGCCGGGTCAAAATGGGCCCATTTTTGTAAGTGGGCCGGGATGGGCTAGGTCAGCCCGGCTCGTTTGACAGGCTTACATTAAAAAGTATTATTAGACGATCCATCGGGGACGACTAATCCTAATCTTTAAGGAAGAGTCGGGATCCAAAATTCTTttaattcattcataaaatctttTTTATCAGATGACGACTCGTAGGTGGTGAGAAGGTCCCCTTACTTGCAAAGGAATACAAGGTATGTCCAATTCATTTCTAACTGTTAGCAAGAATTATCTCAAAAATGCAGGATAAAGTTGTGTATGATAGATTTTTATGGTCTGACTTCGAAGTTCATGCATAGCAGGTAAGCTACTTATCAGGTGGATCAAATATATAATTGTACTTAGCGATTCGACttattgattattgatttaaATATACCATTTCGCTAGCAAATCTTTAGATAACCATTGACTCAGTATGAGATTAGCATTTAGCAGACAATTAATAGGTGGTGTATCGGATAAATCTAAGATATAATGAAATATCGAGCGATTATCGAGATGTCCTCCATTTCTTCACtgattaaattattgatttttgttCATACATCTCTTTAATATAacatagaataaaataagaacttTCTTCTACACCTAAAATATACATAGAAacattttaattattgaattgaCGAAGTTATCCAAACttttatatgatttgaaatttttcaGTTTTATCAAACTTTGTGCGGAATACTTTAAGAGTTCGTTTCATTTTTGCTACGGTCCCTCGTATTATCAACAAATAATGTGTCTTTCGATTTTAGAATTAATTTTAGATTTCATTTACGTCTTAAAGAGACGATTAAACTTTATAGTTAGAAGTTAAAACAAGTGGCTCGTTATTTCTTAAGCTATGAAGTGAATAGAATAATGAACGGGGCTCTAGTTGTTAGGTTTACAAGAGATACTTTATATATCTTGgaataaaaatatgaacatgataattattaatgaaataatGATTTACCCGATAATAAAGTTGAGTAATTCATTTCCGCACTGATAAgtcattaattataattattcatcTGTTCATCAATCATTAATCGAATAACCTATAACCAATAAACAAATAAGCTaattttgtaattgaattatcaaGTACGATTTGATTTTGAACTACGTtaataaataaatccaaaagCTTTAACGCACCGAACTACTTTTGTCATCCTCTTATGCCTCAAGCTTTAGCCCTAATTGGGCTTTTTCCCCTTACAAATATAGGATTACCTAACTACTTTTATACCTCAAATACCCTAAAAACAACAGTCTTACTGACAAAAAAATCACCCATCTTTTCACTTTCTTACAATGAAATCACCAGCCAAACAAGACTTTATTGAAGGAAATCAAGAAGAAGACTTTATCCAGAGGAAAATAAGAGTAAAAATTTTAGACCCAGATGCTACAGAATCATCATCAGATGATGATGAACAACAAGAAAAAAGACCAAAGTACATTGTTCATGAAAATGTGGAAAATTAGGTACAGAGGAAAAGTTGAAAGTGGCTATTTTTGCAAAATCTGAAAATGGGTCTTCTGGGGATCTTCCATTAATGGCTTATTCTCAGACCTCGGATTCACTCAAAAACAGAAAATTTACCACTGAGTATGAGGAAAAGTTGAAGGTGGGTAAAAATGCAAAAGTAAAAGGGCTATTTCTGCAAAATCTGAAATTGGGTCATCTTCATCAGAGGTAAAGATTCAATCTTTATCACTGATAAACAGAAAGTCTTTAAGTTTTGATCAAGTTTCTGGCAAATTACCACCTATGGTTAGGAAGAGAAAATCAGGGAAATTTGCTACTGAGATTAGAGACCCATTTAGCAAGAAAAGAATTTGGTTGGGTACTTTTAATACAGCTGAAGAAGCTTCTGAGGTTTATCAATCTAAGAAACTTGAGTTTCAAGAGAAGTTGAATAAGGCTAAAAATGCAAATAAGAAAAAGGCTATTTCTGCAAAATTTGAACTTGGGAATTCTTCTAGTGATCCATCATCAACAGTGGATTCTCAAACCTCGGATTCATCGAATGATCAAGAAAGCGAAGAAGAGCTGTGGATGGGGCAGTGGATACGGATTTCAGGTGATAAAGAAGTTAAATTTTCACAGAAATTGGGAGTTCCAGTTGTTGATAACTATGGTTTTTTGCTAGGTGAATTTAGCAAATTGGATAATCTTAGTATTTCTCTTTGAGATAACTATAGTTCCATAAATACTTTGCTCTTTTAAAACTTGAAGCAATTTTAGGTAACTAGGTCTATTTGTGAATATAACAGTTGCAGTTGCAAGCTATGCAAgtcgatatttttgaagagtcgaAGCAACATAGATTGCAAGTCAACGAATTGCTTGTTTATGAGTGTGAGGCAATTCTAAAAGAGGAAATTGCTTCTAATATGTTATGGAATTTGTTCTTATATGGTCAAAACTGTGATTGCAGCTCAAAATAGAAATTTGAGTTCTTGTACCTTTGTTTATGGATTATGTTTGCTATGTTGCTTGGATTCTCCAAATTTGCTGCCTTACCCGTATCAGAATCTCCAAAATGCACTGCTTTTGGTGTATTCGACACACACCATCCTGTTGTCTTGGGGACTTGATGGATGATGTATCCGGGCTTTCTGTCGGTGCTTGATGTAATCTGTGATTTTTGATTGTGCACGGAGTGTTGATGAGATGGAGTCTCGC of the Capsicum annuum cultivar UCD-10X-F1 chromosome 11, UCD10Xv1.1, whole genome shotgun sequence genome contains:
- the LOC124888600 gene encoding ethylene-responsive transcription factor 11-like isoform X1; this translates as MVRKRKSGKFATEIRDPFSKKRIWLGTFNTAEEASEVYQSKKLEFQEKLNKAKNANKKKAISAKFELGNSSSDPSSTVDSQTSDSSNDQESEEELWMGQWIRISESPKCTAFGVFDTHHPVVLGT
- the LOC124888600 gene encoding ethylene-responsive transcription factor 11-like isoform X2 — encoded protein: MVRKRKSGKFATEIRDPFSKKRIWLGTFNTAEEASEVYQSKKLEFQEKLNKAKNANKKKAISAKFELGNSSSDPSSTVDSQTSDSSNDQESEEELWMGQWIRISVAVASYASRYF